The genomic segment TCCCGTGGACGGTGTTGCGGGTGAGTCCCGGGGCGTCGGTGGGCACCAGGAAGGCGGAGACGCCCTTGTGGCCGGGGGTGTCGTTGGTGCGGGCGAAGAGCAGCACCACGTCGGCCCAGGTGCCGTTGGTGATGAACATCTTGGTGCCGTCGATGACGTAGTCGTCGCCGTCGCGTACGGCCCTCGTGGTGAGGTTTCCCGCGTCCGACCCGGTGCCGGGTTCGGTGAGGCCGAAGCAGCCGATCAGGTCCCCGGCGGTGAGCCCGGGGAGCCAGCGGCGCTTCTGCTCCTCGTCGCCCCAGGCGGCGACGGTCTTGGCGACCAGCCCGAGGGAGACCGAGACGATGCCGCGCACCGAGGAGTCGCCGCGCCCCAGCTCCTCGGTGACCAGGCAGTACGCGAGGTGGTCACCGCCCGAGCCGCCGTACTCCTCGGGCACGGTGAGACCGAGGAAACCCAGGGCACCCAGCTTCTTCACGATCGACTTGTCGACACTCTCGGCACGATCCCAGGCGGCGACGTGCGGGGTCACCTCCTTGGCCACGAAGTCCCTGGCCAGCCGGCGGACCGCTTCCTGCTCCTCGCTGA from the Streptomyces sp. NBC_01335 genome contains:
- a CDS encoding acyl-CoA dehydrogenase family protein, whose protein sequence is MNLELSEEQEAVRRLARDFVAKEVTPHVAAWDRAESVDKSIVKKLGALGFLGLTVPEEYGGSGGDHLAYCLVTEELGRGDSSVRGIVSVSLGLVAKTVAAWGDEEQKRRWLPGLTAGDLIGCFGLTEPGTGSDAGNLTTRAVRDGDDYVIDGTKMFITNGTWADVVLLFARTNDTPGHKGVSAFLVPTDAPGLTRNTVHGKLGLRGQATAELVLEGVRVPASALMGPEGKGFSIAMSALAKGRMSVAAGCVGIAQAALDAAVGYAGERQQFGKPIAGYQLVQELLSDIAVDVDAARLLTWRVADLIDRGEPFATAASQAKLFASEAAVRSANNALQVFGGYGYIDEYPVGKLVRDARVMTLYEGTSQIQKLIIGRALTGVSAF